In Juglans regia cultivar Chandler chromosome 5, Walnut 2.0, whole genome shotgun sequence, the following are encoded in one genomic region:
- the LOC109002398 gene encoding putative B3 domain-containing protein At5g58280: MAKGRISNKYEAARNQQVELNKKKFQDLGILKTSKSLAALSNSEKKSKQHSPKPKSKTTCVSEPRRSTRARNPVPSYRDDVGIDLPPLRKRSRVSNSWGSYLARPLDEVREASQEERDRAFEVALELQSKLESGSPSFVKSMVRSHVYSCFWLGLPSKFCEDHLPKTLLDMVLVDEHDVEFEATYIGKRTGLSGGWRAFALDHKLDDGDALVFELFEPTRFKIYIVKAFPVSVQEQSEDTMNKEGISAAQTTSKTGTKRDLQPNRTQTSRKAVVNANNELAHLQKLQPESETNSEDKSRDENLRKNGFGSQRIQKKGKSAGSSEIKKHEIVENTDRCASGRTRKKPAPKLLRKKVY; the protein is encoded by the exons GATTTGGGAATTTTAAAGACGTCAAAAAGTTTGGCTGCCCTATCAAATTCAGAGAAAAAGTCCAAG CAACATTCTCCAAAACCCAAATCAAAGACTACTTGTGTATCTGAACCAAGACGCTCCACCCGTGCACGTAACCCAGTTCCTTCGTATCGTGATGAT GTTGGCATAGACCTTCCACCTTTGCGCAAGAGGTCGAGGGTGTCAAATTCATGGGGAAG CTATCTTGCAAGGCCATTGGATGAAGTCAGGGAAGCTTCTCAAGAAGAAAGAGATCGTGCCTTTGAGGTTGCACTGGAGCTCCAAAGCAAGCTAGAATCTGGAAGTCCATCTTTCGTCAAATCAATGGTCCGGTCTCATGTTTATAGCTGTTTTTGGTTG GGCCTTCCTTCAAAATTCTGTgaggatcatcttccaaaaacaTTGTTGGATATGGTACTAGTGGATGAACATGATGTGGAATTCGAGGCTACATACATTGGCAAAAGAACTGGGCTTAGTGGTGGCTGGAGAGCATTTGCACTGGACCATAAGCTGGATGATGGTGATGCACTGGTATTTGAATTGTTTGAGCCAACGAGATTTAAG ATATACATAGTTAAAGCATTTCCGGTTTCAGTTCAAGAGCAAAGTGAAGACACAATGAACAAAGAAGGTATTTCAGCTGCTCAAACAACATCCAAGACAGGCACGAAGCGTGACTTGCAACCAAATCGGACACAAACGTCAAGGAAAGCTGTGGTAAATGCAAATAATGAATTGGCACATCTTCAAAAGCTTCAACCAGAGAGTGAAACAAATAGCGAAGACAAGTCACGAGATGAGAATCTACGTAAGAATGGATTTGGTTCTCAAAGAATTCAAAAGAAAGGTAAATCAGCAGGGAGTAGTGAAATCAAGAAGCATGAAATAGTTGAGAACACTGATAGATGTGCTTCTGGAAGAACTAGAAAGAAACCTGCCCCAAAGCTTTTAAGAAAGAAAGTATATTAA